The Candidatus Atribacteria bacterium ADurb.Bin276 genome includes a region encoding these proteins:
- the atpE gene encoding ATP synthase subunit c, sodium ion specific, translating to MQGEILFLCVTVFTAGFAIAIGVIFPALGQGKACSKALEGIARQPEATGPISRTLFVGLALLESLAIYVLVVSLILLFANPLLKYVFK from the coding sequence GTGCAAGGAGAAATCCTTTTTCTATGTGTAACGGTTTTTACGGCAGGATTCGCTATAGCTATTGGTGTTATTTTTCCAGCTTTAGGACAAGGGAAAGCTTGCTCAAAAGCACTGGAAGGAATTGCCCGACAACCGGAGGCAACCGGACCAATCAGTAGAACATTGTTTGTCGGTCTTGCTTTACTTGAATCCTTAGCGATTTACGTTTTGGTGGTTTCTTTGATTCTTCTCTTTGCTAATCCCTTACTCAAATATGTCTTTAAATGA
- the atpB gene encoding ATP synthase subunit a, with amino-acid sequence MENLGPHILFMIGPLPVTTTVVATWLVMGFLVLVSILITRKLQFLPGRWQNLLELFVEGIMNMINDMAPSRGRIFLPLVGTLALFIGAANLTGLIPGLEAPTSDFNTALALALIVFAAVPYYGVKIQGWKNYLKTYISPSPVMAPFHIISEITRTFSLALRLFGNILGEEIVIAILFILAPIFVPVPMMLFAIFTGVIQAYIFTILTIVYLSAAVEKEGET; translated from the coding sequence ATGGAAAATTTAGGACCACATATTTTGTTTATGATTGGACCATTACCGGTTACGACAACAGTGGTAGCAACCTGGTTAGTAATGGGTTTTTTAGTTCTGGTTTCAATACTTATTACCCGTAAACTACAGTTTTTACCCGGTCGTTGGCAAAATTTATTAGAACTTTTTGTTGAAGGTATCATGAACATGATTAACGATATGGCACCCTCTCGGGGAAGAATTTTCCTCCCCTTGGTTGGTACTTTAGCCTTATTTATTGGAGCCGCCAATCTTACCGGTCTTATCCCTGGATTAGAAGCTCCTACTAGTGATTTTAATACTGCTTTAGCATTAGCTTTAATAGTTTTTGCTGCAGTTCCCTATTACGGAGTAAAAATTCAGGGATGGAAAAACTATTTAAAAACTTACATATCGCCTTCCCCAGTGATGGCTCCCTTTCATATCATAAGTGAAATCACTCGCACTTTTTCACTGGCTCTTCGTTTGTTCGGTAATATTTTAGGCGAAGAAATTGTCATAGCTATTCTTTTTATTTTGGCTCCTATATTTGTTCCCGTTCCTATGATGTTGTTTGCTATTTTTACCGGAGTCATTCAAGCTTATATTTTTACCATTTTGACCATTGTTTACTTAAGCGCTGCAGTTGAAAAAGAAGGCGAAACCTAA
- a CDS encoding F0F1 ATP synthase subunit delta has product MDSSNKEIVKFITPFPMTESQKNMVKSKLSRIGNIDQMIFQEEVDPSLIGGIIIIFGEMLIDCSLRTQLDKMKEGMI; this is encoded by the coding sequence ATGGACAGCAGCAATAAAGAAATAGTTAAATTCATCACTCCCTTTCCGATGACCGAATCGCAAAAAAATATGGTTAAGAGTAAATTATCCCGAATCGGGAATATCGATCAAATGATTTTCCAAGAAGAAGTAGATCCCTCTCTCATTGGGGGAATCATCATTATTTTCGGAGAAATGCTAATCGATTGCAGCTTGCGGACTCAACTCGATAAGATGAAGGAAGGCATGATTTAA
- the atpF gene encoding ATP synthase subunit b, sodium ion specific, with product MISIDRSIIFQIINFLVLVALLFRFLFKPVVQALDKRSNHIREEMEKIEKEKKAAEEMRLKYEEESKNIHIKFQEMQEIANQEAVKIKSKIIDEAYQESEKIKQTAEEKARIEIDKLYSELKLDIIDISTEMAAKLLRERIDISKQDQLIEQLLEEAIDKIEIKSDVQYGQQQ from the coding sequence ATGATAAGTATTGATCGAAGTATCATTTTTCAAATCATTAATTTTCTCGTCCTGGTTGCTCTTTTATTCCGTTTTCTTTTTAAACCGGTGGTTCAGGCACTAGATAAGCGATCAAACCATATCCGGGAAGAAATGGAGAAAATAGAAAAAGAAAAAAAAGCAGCTGAAGAGATGCGTTTAAAATATGAAGAAGAAAGTAAAAATATCCATATTAAATTCCAAGAAATGCAGGAAATTGCCAACCAGGAAGCAGTAAAGATTAAATCAAAAATTATTGATGAAGCCTATCAAGAAAGCGAGAAAATTAAGCAAACTGCCGAAGAAAAAGCCAGAATTGAAATTGACAAACTTTATTCTGAGCTGAAGCTGGACATCATCGATATTTCTACTGAAATGGCGGCTAAATTGCTTCGTGAACGGATTGATATATCCAAACAGGACCAACTGATTGAGCAACTTTTAGAGGAAGCGATTGATAAAATTGAAATTAAATCGGACGTGCAATATGGACAGCAGCAATAA
- a CDS encoding ATP synthase I chain has translation MNTITKTIISLLLGAGLSIIVAWLVAWNVKKLIYFKKSQPFSGLIGRLAITGVLIIIILKYLKPDTLLFFLGFFITYFLTVWVISIKLF, from the coding sequence ATGAACACGATAACCAAAACCATCATTAGTCTCCTTTTAGGAGCAGGTCTTTCAATAATTGTTGCCTGGTTAGTCGCTTGGAATGTTAAAAAACTTATTTATTTTAAAAAAAGCCAGCCATTTTCTGGTCTTATAGGTCGCTTAGCGATCACTGGAGTCCTCATCATCATCATTTTGAAATATTTAAAACCAGATACACTCTTATTTTTTTTGGGTTTTTTTATTACTTACTTCTTGACAGTCTGGGTAATCAGTATTAAACTCTTTTGA
- a CDS encoding putative F0F1-ATPase (putative F0F1-ATPase subunit (ATPase_gene1)) has translation MKNYHRNKDENIWKHFGQIWDISWMTVAPIILGLFLGQYLDRKYPKGFSWTLSMLILGIFFAFYNLYQFFDKEIKKYEKKDKKNEHDNQNHH, from the coding sequence ATGAAAAACTATCATCGAAATAAAGATGAAAACATCTGGAAACATTTTGGGCAGATCTGGGATATTTCCTGGATGACAGTTGCACCAATTATTTTGGGATTATTTTTAGGTCAATATCTGGATCGGAAGTATCCAAAAGGTTTTTCTTGGACACTTTCAATGCTCATTTTAGGGATATTTTTTGCCTTCTATAATCTTTACCAATTTTTTGATAAAGAAATAAAAAAATACGAAAAAAAAGACAAAAAAAATGAACACGATAACCAAAACCATCATTAG
- the atpG gene encoding ATP synthase gamma chain, with protein sequence MAKLQIIKKQIDLIKQIQHVTRAMKTISVVRWRTGKKTLENAKAFSNQLLRLNEIAHMYYQEEVITPHPPRGFALIGIFSDKGLVGGFNTVLAHKMKTFINDQEREGNKPHLIVLGTQGMSQFKKSPYEVLLTHPLPVHQTPHYQNVREILYTVRSFHEQQIFSHLYIAHNQYLSVSEYRPVIQRVIPIPLQGINLPPENQVDLRLRTDILSTTPTLIERLTFEYVASQLYVFLIESFLSEQATRLKIMDAATSHSEDMIHSLRIAYQKRRQEKITQELNEVTSASQVLGTV encoded by the coding sequence TTGGCAAAATTACAAATCATCAAAAAGCAAATTGATTTAATTAAACAAATTCAACATGTAACCAGAGCTATGAAAACTATTTCAGTAGTTCGTTGGAGAACGGGAAAGAAGACTTTGGAAAATGCCAAGGCTTTTTCTAATCAATTGCTTCGATTGAATGAAATTGCCCATATGTACTACCAAGAAGAGGTAATTACCCCTCACCCACCTCGTGGATTTGCTCTCATTGGAATCTTTTCTGATAAAGGGTTGGTGGGAGGATTCAATACCGTATTAGCTCATAAAATGAAAACCTTTATAAATGACCAAGAGCGCGAAGGCAATAAACCCCATCTCATCGTCTTGGGAACTCAAGGTATGAGTCAATTCAAAAAGAGTCCTTATGAGGTTCTCCTAACCCATCCTCTCCCGGTCCATCAAACTCCTCATTATCAAAATGTTAGAGAAATTTTATATACAGTTCGGTCTTTTCACGAACAACAAATCTTTTCACACCTTTATATTGCTCACAATCAATACCTTTCGGTCAGTGAATATCGTCCGGTTATTCAAAGAGTAATTCCAATACCGCTTCAGGGTATCAATCTCCCTCCCGAAAACCAAGTTGATTTACGTCTCAGAACCGATATTCTCAGTACTACTCCAACTCTCATTGAACGTTTAACCTTTGAGTATGTTGCCAGTCAACTTTATGTCTTTTTAATCGAATCATTTTTAAGTGAACAAGCAACTCGTTTAAAAATAATGGATGCAGCAACCAGCCACTCCGAAGACATGATTCATTCTTTACGGATAGCCTATCAAAAAAGACGTCAAGAAAAAATTACCCAGGAACTTAATGAAGTAACCAGTGCCTCCCAGGTATTGGGAACGGTTTAA
- the atpA gene encoding ATP synthase subunit alpha: protein MVVITDTLKKAIQVVREYVPVPEINEIGEVTEVQDGVISIAGLKEAMMGEMLIFPHGLKGQVFNLEKERISCILFGDYSLIHQGDRVFRTNRVLEVPVGDELLGRIIDPLGNPLDGKPIPDCRHKRPIMQQAPEVIQRQPVHRPLFTGIKTIDAMIPLGKGQRELIIGDRRTGKTTIAIDTIINQKGKNVVCVYVAIGKRLSAITEMIDILKRYNALAYTIIVSTSAEDSPAFLYLAPYSGCTIAEFFMNGGQDVLVVYDDLSKHAVAYRSLSLLMRRSPGRESYPGDIFYLHSRLLERSAQLSDDLGGGSMSALPIVETQEGDISAYIPTNIISITDGQIYLESNLFAKGFLPPINIGLSVSRVGGEAQTPIMKKVARRLRLDLAQYFELEDFARFSSELDVITARQLEHGKRVLELTTQIQYQPLDISMEILAVYAATQGLIDHVPLPLIKKWEVSLYQKAISEKADLLNELWKEKELDSKFEQEIKEFIRTFTEHFLLQENVQS from the coding sequence ATGGTAGTTATAACCGACACTTTAAAAAAAGCCATACAAGTTGTTCGAGAATATGTCCCCGTTCCGGAGATTAATGAAATTGGCGAAGTAACCGAAGTCCAAGATGGAGTAATATCCATCGCCGGTTTAAAAGAAGCCATGATGGGTGAAATGCTGATTTTTCCTCATGGTTTAAAAGGGCAAGTCTTTAATTTAGAAAAAGAACGTATTAGCTGTATTTTATTTGGAGACTATTCCCTCATTCACCAAGGAGATCGAGTATTTCGAACCAATCGAGTTTTAGAAGTTCCAGTTGGTGATGAATTATTAGGTCGTATAATAGATCCCTTAGGAAATCCTTTGGACGGAAAACCAATACCTGATTGCCGTCATAAAAGACCGATTATGCAGCAAGCTCCTGAAGTCATTCAGCGGCAGCCAGTTCATAGACCTCTCTTTACTGGTATAAAAACGATTGATGCCATGATACCACTGGGGAAAGGACAAAGAGAATTAATTATCGGTGATCGCAGAACCGGTAAAACCACCATCGCCATTGATACTATTATTAACCAAAAAGGAAAAAATGTAGTTTGTGTTTATGTAGCTATTGGGAAAAGGTTATCGGCAATCACTGAAATGATTGATATATTAAAAAGATATAATGCTCTGGCTTACACTATTATTGTTTCAACATCAGCCGAAGATTCTCCGGCTTTTCTTTATTTAGCTCCTTACAGCGGCTGTACCATTGCAGAATTTTTTATGAACGGAGGCCAAGATGTTTTAGTTGTTTACGATGACCTTTCCAAGCATGCGGTGGCTTATCGATCGCTTTCGCTGCTCATGAGACGTTCACCGGGACGAGAATCATATCCAGGTGATATTTTTTATCTTCATTCCCGCTTATTGGAGCGAAGTGCCCAATTATCCGATGACCTGGGCGGTGGGTCAATGTCAGCGCTCCCGATCGTGGAAACCCAAGAGGGTGACATTTCTGCCTACATCCCAACTAATATCATTTCCATTACTGACGGCCAAATCTACTTAGAAAGTAACCTGTTTGCTAAAGGATTTTTGCCTCCTATTAACATTGGTCTTTCAGTATCTCGGGTTGGCGGAGAAGCTCAAACCCCAATTATGAAAAAGGTCGCACGCCGTCTCCGACTTGACTTAGCACAATACTTCGAGTTAGAAGATTTTGCTAGATTTAGTTCGGAATTGGACGTCATAACTGCTCGACAATTAGAGCATGGAAAAAGAGTTTTGGAACTAACAACGCAAATTCAATATCAACCCTTGGATATCTCCATGGAGATATTAGCAGTTTACGCCGCTACTCAAGGTCTCATCGATCATGTTCCTCTTCCTCTGATAAAAAAATGGGAAGTGAGTCTTTATCAAAAGGCAATTAGCGAAAAAGCTGATTTATTGAATGAGCTTTGGAAAGAAAAAGAATTAGATTCGAAATTTGAACAAGAAATTAAAGAATTTATTCGTACTTTTACCGAACATTTTCTTCTTCAAGAAAATGTTCAAAGTTAG